The proteins below are encoded in one region of Streptomyces cyanogenus:
- a CDS encoding RidA family protein, which produces MTERRAILSGSTFEEQIGYARAVVDGDWVHVSGTTGFDYTTMTISDDVVEQAEQCLRNIGAALAEAGCGLADVVRVRYLLPDRADFEPCWPVLRRCFGEVRPAATMLECGLADPRMKIEIEAYARRPAAG; this is translated from the coding sequence ATGACGGAACGACGCGCGATCCTCAGCGGCTCCACCTTCGAGGAACAGATCGGTTACGCCCGCGCCGTGGTCGACGGGGACTGGGTGCACGTCTCCGGGACCACCGGCTTCGACTACACCACCATGACCATCTCCGACGACGTGGTGGAGCAGGCCGAACAGTGCCTGCGCAACATCGGGGCCGCGCTGGCCGAGGCGGGGTGCGGCCTCGCCGACGTGGTGCGGGTGCGTTACCTGCTGCCGGACCGCGCGGACTTCGAGCCCTGCTGGCCGGTGCTGCGCCGCTGCTTCGGCGAGGTCCGGCCCGCCGCCACCATGCTGGAGTGCGGCCTCGCCGACCCCCGGATGAAGATCGAGATAGAGGCGTACGCCCGCCGCCCCGCCGCGGGCTGA
- a CDS encoding carboxymuconolactone decarboxylase family protein, which produces MTSPVPAGTARRIFIDKQSPKAYHALVQTSETVRAVAADAGLDRVLVELVNLRVSQLNGCAYCLHLHTRAALRAGDTPQRLGVLAAWRETDLFTPAERAALALAEATTAAADTAAQDTAWAAARDVLTEDQISAVTWVAVTINAFNRVSIMSRHPVRAE; this is translated from the coding sequence TTGACCAGTCCCGTACCGGCCGGCACCGCCCGGCGGATCTTCATCGACAAGCAGAGCCCGAAGGCGTACCACGCACTGGTGCAGACTTCGGAGACGGTCCGGGCGGTCGCCGCCGACGCAGGCCTGGACCGGGTCCTGGTGGAACTGGTCAACCTCCGTGTGTCACAGCTCAACGGCTGTGCCTACTGCCTGCACCTGCACACCCGGGCCGCGCTGCGGGCGGGCGACACCCCGCAGCGCCTCGGAGTGCTCGCCGCCTGGCGCGAGACCGACCTGTTCACGCCGGCCGAACGCGCCGCCCTGGCCCTCGCCGAGGCGACCACCGCCGCGGCCGACACCGCCGCCCAGGACACCGCATGGGCGGCGGCGCGGGACGTCCTGACCGAGGACCAGATATCGGCGGTGACCTGGGTGGCGGTCACCATCAACGCCTTCAACCGGGTTTCGATCATGAGCCGGCACCCGGTGCGGGCCGAGTAG
- a CDS encoding cytochrome P450: MPPSSTARARATVFAPRLAALLDDHLGQDVFRLEPDTVGVAGHEVADRILAARRATETERPTFKPLHGRSITRTEASAVTRTVGNDVRDALARPLPQDVDLAGPWPLTGHLFLRDLILGQDPYRLRMLMSRNLELTPKLTWSVIAVGAALPGWPRPDARLTGLANRAARARGYQERRYVMGLYRRAAAPVCFTVSTLVTNALWLGSPFDDGTSNRNIILEALRLLPPSWNILRNASPEYPAVDGRIGERDDVLLLPLLSHRDPALWDDPDAFRPERWDRLDPDTTPGYLPFGHTSERCWGRHMVMPLAELLLDLIRGSGLVVDPAQRVGRVPLLGLLGVEEVRLTRPR, encoded by the coding sequence ATGCCGCCGTCATCCACCGCGCGTGCGCGCGCCACCGTGTTCGCCCCACGGCTCGCCGCGCTCCTCGACGACCACCTGGGCCAGGACGTCTTCCGGCTCGAACCCGACACCGTCGGCGTCGCGGGGCACGAGGTCGCCGACCGCATCCTGGCCGCACGCCGGGCCACCGAGACCGAACGCCCCACCTTCAAACCGCTGCACGGGCGTTCCATCACCCGCACCGAGGCCTCGGCGGTCACCCGCACCGTCGGCAACGACGTACGCGACGCCCTGGCCAGACCCCTGCCGCAGGACGTGGACCTCGCCGGCCCCTGGCCGCTGACCGGACACCTCTTCCTGCGTGACCTGATACTCGGTCAGGATCCTTACCGACTGCGCATGCTGATGAGCCGCAACCTCGAACTCACCCCGAAGCTCACCTGGTCGGTGATCGCGGTCGGGGCCGCCCTGCCCGGCTGGCCCCGGCCGGACGCCCGGCTCACCGGCCTCGCGAACCGTGCGGCGCGGGCGCGGGGGTACCAGGAACGGCGGTACGTGATGGGTCTGTACCGCAGGGCCGCGGCCCCCGTGTGCTTCACCGTCTCCACGCTGGTGACCAACGCCCTCTGGCTCGGCTCCCCGTTCGACGACGGCACGTCCAACCGGAACATCATCTTGGAGGCGCTGCGGCTCCTGCCGCCCTCGTGGAACATCCTGCGCAACGCCTCACCCGAGTACCCGGCCGTCGACGGCCGCATCGGCGAGCGGGACGACGTCCTGCTGCTGCCGCTGCTGTCCCACCGGGACCCCGCCCTCTGGGACGACCCCGACGCCTTCCGCCCGGAACGCTGGGACCGCCTCGACCCCGACACCACCCCCGGCTACCTGCCCTTCGGGCACACCTCGGAGCGCTGCTGGGGCCGGCACATGGTCATGCCGCTGGCCGAGCTGCTGCTGGACCTGATCCGCGGCTCCGGGCTGGTGGTCGATCCCGCGCAGCGGGTCGGCCGGGTGCCGCTGCTGGGGCTGCTGGGCGTGGAGGAGGTACGGCTCACACGGCCGCGCTGA
- a CDS encoding DUF4190 domain-containing protein yields MRLTAPPAYRTGRRDTEGMAVASFVLGLVGLLVLNLVLGPIAIVLAVIALRRGTPRRFRALLGLGLGIADLVLLLVLASAHGTASWSVWGG; encoded by the coding sequence ATGCGGCTGACCGCTCCCCCCGCGTACCGGACGGGCCGGCGGGACACCGAGGGCATGGCCGTGGCCTCCTTCGTCCTCGGACTCGTCGGACTCCTCGTCCTCAATCTCGTCCTCGGCCCCATCGCCATCGTGCTGGCCGTCATCGCCCTGCGGCGGGGCACCCCACGCCGGTTCCGCGCCCTCCTCGGGCTGGGACTCGGCATCGCCGACCTGGTCCTGCTCCTCGTCCTGGCGTCCGCGCACGGGACGGCGTCCTGGTCCGTGTGGGGTGGCTGA
- a CDS encoding aldo/keto reductase produces the protein MTDVPTRYLGELAVSAQGLGCMGMSHGYGATDDAQSTATLHRALDLGVTFLDTSDFYGFGHNEELIGRAIAGRRDEVVLATKFGFANRLGEPTLIRGDAAYVRQACEASLRRLGVDHIDLYYQHRVDPQVPIEETVGAMAELVQAGKVRHLGLSEAGAQTIRRAHAVHPISALQSEWSLWTRDLEAEVAPVCRELGIGLVPFSPLGRGFLTGRYDSLDGLAETDVRRTQPRFADGNLERNLAIVAKLNELAAAKSVTAGQLALAWVQHRGEDVVPIPGTRRQRYLEENLAALDVELTPEDLAAIEAAAPAEQIVGDRYDANSLTFVNR, from the coding sequence ATGACCGACGTCCCCACCCGGTATCTGGGTGAACTGGCCGTCTCCGCGCAGGGACTGGGCTGCATGGGCATGAGCCACGGCTACGGCGCCACGGACGACGCGCAGTCGACAGCCACCCTGCACCGCGCCCTCGACCTCGGCGTGACCTTCCTCGACACCTCCGACTTCTACGGCTTCGGGCACAACGAGGAGTTGATCGGGCGGGCCATCGCCGGGCGGCGCGACGAGGTGGTGCTGGCCACCAAGTTCGGCTTCGCCAACCGCCTGGGCGAGCCCACCCTGATCCGCGGCGACGCCGCCTACGTACGCCAGGCGTGTGAGGCATCCCTGCGTCGCCTCGGTGTCGACCACATCGACCTCTACTACCAGCACCGCGTCGACCCGCAGGTGCCGATCGAGGAGACCGTCGGCGCCATGGCCGAGCTGGTGCAGGCCGGCAAGGTCCGTCACCTGGGGCTGTCCGAGGCGGGCGCGCAGACCATCCGGCGCGCGCACGCCGTGCACCCGATCTCGGCGCTGCAGAGCGAGTGGTCGCTGTGGACCCGGGACCTGGAGGCGGAGGTCGCCCCGGTCTGCCGCGAGCTCGGCATCGGCCTGGTCCCGTTCTCGCCGCTCGGACGGGGCTTCCTGACCGGACGGTACGACTCGCTCGACGGCCTGGCGGAGACCGACGTACGGCGCACCCAGCCGCGGTTCGCCGACGGCAACCTCGAACGGAACCTGGCGATCGTCGCGAAACTGAACGAGCTGGCCGCGGCGAAGTCCGTCACCGCCGGCCAGCTCGCCCTCGCCTGGGTGCAGCACCGCGGCGAGGACGTGGTGCCGATCCCCGGCACCCGGCGGCAGCGGTACCTGGAGGAGAACCTCGCGGCACTGGACGTCGAGCTGACACCGGAGGACCTCGCCGCGATCGAGGCCGCCGCCCCGGCCGAGCAGATCGTGGGCGACCGCTACGACGCGAACAGCCTCACCTTCGTCAACCGCTGA
- a CDS encoding DMT family transporter, translated as MIELAAVFAVAGAASNAVGTAFQRKAASLSSTGGIRLLAELVRRPVWMIGMAGVICAALFQSLALVNGPLALVQPLFILELPFALLIAAPLMHRRLPPWGWWGVGGCVAGLAVLLVAAAPHGATSQAPLARWIPALCLCVGAMAAAVLLASRGGPPARRAALLAAASATGNALTAALLKSASGTFADEGFSAFLRSWQTYGFALAGVASVLLLENALQAGPLAAAQPALTIGDAVVSLALGVTLFDERIRTGWWLVPEACGALLIVGGVLVLSRAVQRIIVLPAPVEQQHSTT; from the coding sequence GTGATCGAACTGGCCGCGGTGTTCGCCGTCGCGGGAGCGGCGAGCAACGCCGTGGGCACCGCGTTCCAGCGCAAGGCGGCCTCGTTGAGCAGCACCGGTGGGATCCGGCTGCTCGCGGAGCTGGTGCGCCGGCCCGTCTGGATGATCGGCATGGCCGGCGTGATCTGTGCCGCGCTGTTCCAGAGCCTGGCGCTGGTCAACGGCCCGCTCGCGCTGGTCCAGCCGCTGTTCATCCTGGAGCTGCCGTTCGCGCTGCTGATCGCGGCCCCGCTGATGCACCGGCGGCTGCCCCCCTGGGGCTGGTGGGGCGTGGGCGGCTGTGTGGCGGGCCTCGCCGTGCTGCTCGTCGCGGCCGCCCCGCACGGCGCGACCAGTCAAGCACCCCTCGCCCGGTGGATCCCGGCCCTGTGCCTGTGTGTCGGCGCGATGGCCGCGGCCGTGCTGCTGGCGAGCCGAGGAGGTCCGCCGGCCCGGCGCGCCGCGCTCCTGGCCGCCGCCTCAGCGACGGGCAACGCGCTGACCGCCGCCCTCCTGAAGTCGGCCAGCGGCACGTTCGCCGACGAGGGCTTCTCGGCGTTCCTGCGGTCCTGGCAGACGTACGGCTTCGCGCTCGCCGGTGTCGCCTCCGTCCTCCTGCTGGAGAACGCGTTGCAGGCCGGTCCGCTGGCGGCGGCGCAGCCCGCGCTGACCATCGGTGACGCGGTGGTCAGCCTGGCCCTGGGGGTGACCCTCTTCGACGAGCGGATCCGCACCGGCTGGTGGCTCGTACCGGAGGCCTGCGGTGCCCTGCTGATCGTCGGGGGTGTGCTGGTCCTCAGCCGGGCCGTTCAGCGCATCATCGTGCTGCCGGCTCCGGTCGAGCAGCAGCACTCGACGACGTGA
- a CDS encoding nitrilase-related carbon-nitrogen hydrolase, with protein sequence MDGVRLVSRGMASPVPPAATAHASRRTVTAAAVQAATPSFDTSAVAGPRGGAAPGGGRCAGRRGRGPADFGITVGSRTPVGRDLFRRYHAAAVDVPGPEVDTLAAVTRDLGCHAVVGAVGRHGGTLYCVALVFGPMAAWACTASSCRPPCPPTCTRSRATSPTPSSSAGAPSSSPRSARCLDDLARARFDFDPTGHYARPDVFTLRVDESARTAVGGR encoded by the coding sequence GTGGACGGTGTCCGCCTGGTCTCCAGGGGCATGGCCTCCCCGGTGCCCCCCGCCGCTACGGCCCACGCGTCCCGCCGTACCGTGACCGCCGCCGCCGTCCAGGCGGCCACCCCGTCGTTCGACACGTCTGCCGTCGCCGGCCCGCGCGGTGGAGCTGCTCCGGGAGGCGGCCGGTGCGCGGGGCGCCGAGGTCGTGGTCCTGCGGACTTCGGCATCACGGTCGGCAGCCGGACCCCCGTCGGCCGTGACCTGTTCCGCCGCTACCACGCCGCCGCCGTCGACGTCCCCGGCCCCGAGGTCGACACCCTGGCCGCTGTCACGCGGGACCTCGGCTGCCACGCCGTCGTCGGCGCCGTCGGGCGACACGGCGGCACCCTGTACTGCGTCGCTCTCGTCTTCGGGCCGATGGCTGCCTGGGCTTGCACGGCAAGCTCATGCCGACCGCCCTGCCCTCCGACGTGCACCCGGTCCAGGGCGACGAGCCCGACACCGTCCTCATCGGCGGGGGCTCCGTCATCGTCTCCCCGCTCGGCGAGGTGTCTCGACGACCTCGCCCGCGCCCGCTTCGACTTCGACCCGACCGGCCACTACGCCCGCCCGGACGTCTTCACGCTCCGCGTCGACGAGTCCGCCCGCACGGCCGTCGGCGGCCGCTGA
- a CDS encoding YqjF family protein — translation MVSYGPPQRVYVPALRADWLTQTFVHWAYPPARIQPLLPRGLTVDTFDGAAWVSLTPFVMAGVRPPGSPAALPPFAETNLRTYVRGPDGGQGLWFLSIEVACPVMLAARAVGVPYHPGRLELARRDGVVDYSGARRGDGPRYRLTVRPGEPIRPSRQDVWLTSRWRAYTRQLGALWETPVEHAPWPLREARLDALSETCTRVVGLPPPVTEPVVHFSDGVRNVRLGVSHPIRHRGGTPAGATPDG, via the coding sequence GTGGTCTCGTATGGACCCCCGCAGCGCGTGTACGTCCCGGCGCTGCGGGCCGACTGGCTGACCCAGACGTTCGTGCACTGGGCCTACCCGCCCGCTCGCATCCAGCCCCTCCTCCCGCGCGGGCTGACCGTGGACACGTTCGACGGTGCGGCGTGGGTGAGCCTCACGCCGTTCGTCATGGCCGGTGTGCGCCCACCCGGCTCGCCGGCCGCCCTGCCTCCCTTCGCGGAGACCAACCTGCGCACCTACGTGCGGGGCCCGGACGGCGGGCAAGGGCTGTGGTTCCTGTCCATCGAGGTGGCCTGCCCGGTGATGCTGGCCGCCCGCGCCGTGGGCGTGCCGTACCACCCGGGCCGCCTGGAGCTGGCGCGGCGCGACGGCGTGGTGGACTACAGCGGGGCGCGGCGGGGCGACGGGCCCCGGTACCGCCTGACGGTCCGACCGGGCGAGCCTATCCGGCCCAGCCGGCAGGACGTGTGGCTGACCTCGCGCTGGCGGGCCTACACCCGGCAGCTCGGCGCGCTCTGGGAGACCCCCGTCGAACACGCCCCGTGGCCCTTGCGCGAGGCGCGCCTCGACGCGCTCTCGGAGACGTGCACCCGGGTCGTGGGGCTGCCCCCGCCCGTGACGGAGCCCGTCGTGCACTTCTCGGACGGGGTCCGGAACGTGCGCCTGGGCGTCTCGCACCCGATACGGCACCGCGGCGGGACGCCCGCCGGTGCCACCCCGGACGGATGA
- a CDS encoding tryptorubin family RiPP precursor, with the protein MKLLFALRNRVAAAKSLKANAWYFWY; encoded by the coding sequence ATGAAGCTTCTCTTCGCCCTTCGCAACCGCGTTGCCGCCGCCAAGAGCCTCAAGGCCAACGCCTGGTACTTCTGGTACTGA